acgtcAAAATATGAATAGATCAAATTCATTGAATCCATAAActtcgttcgattaaaaaccgataaaaatgttttctaacATAAATCaacatttaagaaaataagCGAGTTATAAATACAATTCTTCCAAATTTATCAAACTTCAAGTATCAAACTTCCAAacctataaaataataaataacgtcCATACTTAACTCGATCttaatatacacatagattcatagattgattaaataataaagaatattaagatCATTACGAACGATTACTTAGTTACGTaacttaatattatatcagtAGAGACGAggatgaaaatttcttttaatggaACGTTCAAAAATagcaagaaaaaattcgataaaaataaagggaagaaaaaaaaagaaaacgaacaaaaagagaaagaaataataaagagaaaaagaaagaaaaaaaaatggctaAACCCCGTTGGTTTCCGTGTGCTAAGAGATATAGGGAAGGGCGAAAGGGCGTAGCCGTCGGTCGTTGGCGCCTCGTATGAACTTCTTCCGCGAACCGAAACCGGTGTTGCGAGGAGCAGCACGCGGCGAGATTAACGGCGCTGCCGCGAATATTCACCGAGGTAATTGATACCGACGTCCAACCGGCTGACCATTCAAAGCGCACGCACGATATATCACGGATAATAAGCGCGAGTTGCATGCTCGAAGGAAGAGAAGCAAGTaaaggagaaacgaaggaGGACTGTTGCCTCCGCTACTTCTATCCTCCTTCgtttcctctcctcctcctgttTCTTTGAGTTCCAAAGGCTTCCTCTAGAGTTCTCCTTCTCATTTACGATTACACGCTGGTTCCGCAAAGTCACGTTTGCTATTCTACGTCCAAGGAACCCCGAGAGAGCTGTCAGGAACAATGCCGATATGTCGATAACATATCCCATCTAcgatgtatacatacatatgtatctaacTTGTTCTATACGATAAGAAATAGACTCctcagaaaagagagagagagagagagagagaaaggacaatAATCAAATCGTCCGATCGGTAATTAATCATCGTTTACTCGGGAATTATTTTCGGATTTCTTCAATCACCGTACGAGGAACAAAATCGACGTTAACGAGATCGAACGATACCGGAATATCTATGAATATGCTAACGAACGAATATGTAAACGCGTTCGTAACAATAGTTTGAGTAATATCAATTGTAAGACGTGCTGAACTTCTTTAATCGTTTGGTTTATCAATTAGAGATCTTGAGAGATCTTCTTACGATATTTACGTAATCATTAttcgaacgatatatatatatataatataatccgaaatttttaagatatcTCTTTAGAATCACcctgtataatataatacacatacacatgtatctatatatatatatatataatatagtgtCGTTCGTGCGGCAAAGTTCTCTCGATGGTGCACGAGCGTAAAGTATTGAGTTATCGGGTTAAGAGTCGAATCGAACCTACCGGGAGTACCTACCAGCGACCTATTGTTCGCAGAATCGTGAGAAACAAGGCGGCAGAGAAGGCGAAGCACGCGCATCAGCAACAGCAGGCGCAGCAGCAGCAAGGTCAGCAACAAGGTCAGCCAGGATCAGGTGGTTCCGTGTCGGTGATAGCCCATGCACCTGCCACACCGGCGGGTCATCCTGCGGCCGCCGCTCCCAATGCCTACAGCATCAGTGGCATCCTCGGAATCCCCGCACACCATCAGGATCCAAACGGCAATAGCATCAAGAGAAAGCGAGCCGATGACGGTGAGTCACCTTGCTACTTCTTTAAACCTTACCGTAAACCCTTCATTATCCCATCTTACGttatcgaagatatttttcCTTGGTTTTCGAGAATCTTAGAAATTTATTCCTTTCCTCATCCCCCTCcccctttttatttataattacaaacaaGTAATCAattatatcgatgaaaatatgataaattgtaattaatggATAATGATTATCGTTgatgtattttttatgtaactaatttcttctttctttctttttttttctatcttttcttttttttttatatttatgagatCTCATTTATTATCCAAACGTGATTAGGTACGATATAAAATGAGTGATACTTTACTTTTAAActacggtatatatatatatatatatatatatatatatatatatatatatatatgtatgtatatacgtctCTTGAATTAACGATTCGAATCTattccatttttatataactagttatatatgagataattattattaacgtagatacaatataatagaaaataagtgATCATCTAAATTAACGTATACACGTTTGATATCtatcgtgtctctctctctccctctccctctccctctctctctctctctctctctctctctctctctctctctctctctctctctctctctctctgattaaCGATCCCAATTAAATAAACCAAATATTCTAAATCTATTTTAGATCGAATCTGGTAACACTTATCAAGATAATCGAGATTCTCCGtaatagtttattttattctctcgtaGCGATAATATCTCTCTAAGAAGGCGAATATAGTGGCAAGGTGCCTCTACTCGACTGACTCTCCCAGCGAACGAATAAAACTGTTTTCGagaaggaaatagagagaaggaaagaaagagagacagagagagggagaaaaagagggagtaCTTATTTACGAGCGATCGGGGTTACCGCGAGAGAGAAGGTTGTCGCGGCTCGAGTAAGATTAGCCACACACACGGCAAGGTTATCGGTCAAACGTCGCACAGCACGTGCTGCGATTCATTCTGCTGTCATTGCGTGAATAACGCGGCCCGAAATATTCCTGACACGTGCCGTACACACGTGACCTACGACGATGCGTTCGCGGaagcaaagagagaacgaaagagagagagagagagaaagagagagagagagagagaacacatcgaatttataaacaattcgTTATCCTTCGTTTAATAAGGAACaataagttttttttcttgctcctACGCGTTAAAACCTTGAAATATTCTATGAGAAAATCTTATCGTTATTAGAACGAagaatgtatatttttcaaaacgcTATCGAGCTGTTtcgaaatcaaaaaatatttaattaatacataaatatatatatatatatataaatttattaatatattatatatatatatatatatatatatatataatcataaaaagcTATAACAAGAGACAcgttatgattaatattagaTAACAAGTGTATATGCTTCCTTGCAtgactatttctttctttttcttttttttcctttctttcatccaaTTACAATCAGAGCGgttatttcgaattaaatatttttcgagaagCATCGAAATGTCAGTTTTAGCCTGCCCTCTACAAACCTAATAGAATTTTTCGGAAAAAGCAtcacgacgaagaagaatcaTGACAAAATGCACGACTCGAACGTATTCTACGAATGAATTATAAACGATGTCCTGAAGTTTCCTACAttgatacatacacacacacacacatatatatacataaaaatatatctatatatatatatatacacatatatgtatcgatTCGTACCAATGCACGAACCGGCACCGATGATACACGAGTAATTCGATATAATCGGATTACGCGAGCGACGGATGCGGTCGCAAAAGTGGTTGCGTCCGCGGCGAAAGCACTCAATGTTTTGCGGCCGCGGAGGGTGTACGTATTAGATTATAAACTTCACAGACCACAGCGGTTTCTATATCTCGACCCAACGACACATTAGTCTCCCTGTTTCTCTCCGGGGATATTATCGGCcggtatacacacacatacgtacgtacgtaagtacgtatgtttctatgtacgtacatagaaACACCGTACGGACCTCTTATCGTCGACTCTTTCGAAATCGTTCTATTCAATCACTTTTCACTTTGTCTCgtataaatcaatttcattatCAACTAATTCACATTTCGAGTTACTCGAGATATTGTACTACACGTGGGTGAATAATGTTTTATAGATTAAACGAGTATTAATGAgaatttcgttaataaataaatgttagaaGAAATTATTCCGCTACGTGGGCGTGACTGAACGTGgtataataatcgaaagaaaatataaataaataattaaaaaacgaaaaagagacggATATTATACTTTGCCTATCACTCTTATGGTAGCAATGAAATATCTATAGGGagtaatctttttatatatatttttatatcgaatgcTTTTATAaagtgaaaaggaaaaaagatgtaTGAACGCGTGCATTTTGTTGATCTATTTATCTGATACGCATcctgtaaataaaaatctaccAATCCTAGTTTGGACAAATTTATTCgacaatttttgaaaaataaaaaaatatacacgcgcatatatatatatatgtgtgtgtgtgtgtacgatgAAATATCGCGTTTCATGATATAATaacgattttataaatcttgATTAACGATAAATCAATCCAGAATTGATCTTtgattttaacaatatttaaaagatcCATATGACAGTCAAAtcgacaaaatatataaaaacatatatgtacacacgcacactcgtacaaatcttaaaaaatatattgcaattacaaaaaaaaaaaaaaaagcgaacaAACATCTCTTAAATCCACAAAATtgttagaaatgaaaaaaaaaaaaagaaaatgtacatagatacgtgcacgtatacgtacgtacacgcaTGCGTAAATACGAACGATTCGAAAATCTTACATAGAAACAAGTTATTTATACTTGCGACGATCGAAGACGATCCCGTCGCCGAGGTTTCGGTTCTGTAGCTTATTACGAATTTACGAAGAACCTCTCGAGGGAAGCATTGCAATCTATCGGGGCTGTTTGTTGTCGCGTTACATCTGCGCGCTTTTCGCCCTACGTAGAATTCCAAAGGCCGTTCGTGTCCTACCCTACATAGCACgttatatacatctatacatataaacatatacatacatatagatacatatacatatatatagatatatgtatataaagatgtACACACACGATCGGTCGTGAACGACAAAGTTAGAGGGGACTTGCAACGGGACCAGATTCACCCCAAAGTCCATTATTACCCATGTATTGTATTGCTTAACATTGACTCAATTGCTTTCGAATAACGtgcttgctcgctcgcgaGCTCTTCTCTAGTTGCCCTCACAAGCATCAATCGAATCATTCGATTTActgctctttttttcctctctgtctttctccctctctgtctttttctctcatgaATTACcatcaggaaaaaaaaataaaggaaaaggggGACAGTATGCATTTTGACTTTACTATTGAACGACTCGTAACTCGTGTCATTTTGGGACATCGGTCAGTTtgggatagaaaaaaaaaggggaggagaaaaagagagggtggATGACTATAAAAATTTGCATTAATCGTTTCTACGTctcgtgtatatattatataatatataaatatatatatatatatatatatatatatatatatatatatatatttattcgtcgtGAAGTTTCACGGCGCCATTTTTAGcaggttttattttttcgatatcgaacaaatggatattagaaataaataaatcattatattacACGAAGGAACGTATAAAAACACTTTGAACGAAATGACGAATAAACGATCGTCATTAACACGAACTTGACTAAGATATCACGTGCGTGAGCAAAAGTAATAAACATATAACGGATCGGTATTCGTCGTTAATCCTTACGGATAACAAGGATAACGAAAGAGCTCGCGAAATAGATCATTGCCGTCAAAACAAAAGGTTGACTCGTTCCGGCAGGGAGAAAAGTGGAAATCCCAGAATGGTAACGCGGTGTACGAGTGGCAATAACCGAGGGAAACCAAcgtaaaaagatagaaagagatagataaagaaagagagagagagagaggtaactTCAGGTTGTGAGGGTGGATTAACTCGGCCGATCGAATCGTAAAATTCAAGCAAGTGCCATGGAAAAGGGGTGTGGGGGTGGTATTCGCGTGCGGaaggaagacagaaagagaaagagaaagagagacaaatataGAGTAAAAGTAAACgtgtacacatacgtatatcggTGTAGTAGGTGTAAGTACGTATTCGGTAGATGTTAGCCTCACGTTTGAAACGGGGCTTTTATAGCGGTCCAGGAACGAATCCTGCCGGTCGAATGGTCGAGACCGGCCGGACAATCACAACTTGACAGGGAGGTTTAACGAGCCCTATGCTAGGCACCACCAAGCCCATCCTACCTCGTCTCTCCTACCCTCGGATGgtcatttaattattcgagataCCCCGTACGTTGGACCTCCACGTCTACTACATTGTGGAACACTGTCCATACCTTCACACACATCCCCTTTCGCGGCTTTCGTTCTACGGCGGACTCGTTCGGACCAACCGAAAGGGTTGTAGAGTAAAAGGGGTGgtagtagagagagaaagagagtcgacTGACCAACACGCAAAATACGTAGCATGCCTATATACGatagtgtgtatgtatgtgtatacgtatgtatgtaggggttgcgtcgtcgtcgtcccaCGTGTCCCGTGTTTCTATATTAAAGCGATGCGGGATGGCCGGGAGATAATAAAGACGTATAATGGAATCGAAAttgtttctctatctatcaatGCCATACATCGTCTCTCTTCGCGAGAAACGCCGGTCGAGCATTCGCGGCCAGAGCGACAGATTCAATTTAGTTTCGAGGGCCAGCTTTAATTCCCCATCTTGATATGCAGCCGACTAATACGACGAGATGATCGACCAGAGATcaattctctcttctctctctatctctctctctctctctctctcttttttctgtgaAAAACAATTGTTCCGTATGTTCTGGTCGAATATCAGAAACGTCCTTGAATATCTATGTACGCGCGCggacacacccacacacacacacacacacacgaattAAGTAAAGAATCTCTTAGAAACGTTCGCCGTTCTCATTCAGAGTTTTCATTGCAGACGACAATCGTGACTTGGGCGACCATCCGGAGGACGACTTGAAGAGACAGCGAAGTAACTACAACGGCGACCAACTCTACTCGAACGTGAGTGAACGAAGGAAATCTGTTTTTCGACTTGATCTTGAATCTCCCCTACtatttctcccttcctccctctcttcctccgaAGGaacgaacatacatacatacacacatacatacatacttacttatctacttacttacttacttacttacttacttacttacttacatacatacccACCCAAACTTCCTACAGTTTACACATAGtagataacgaaaaaaagaaaagaaaaaacagaaaagaaaagaaaagaaaagaaaagaaaactaaaactCGTGATCTTCTACTTGTTCCATTCTGTTCGCAGCTGTGGTCGAGTAAATGGAGCATCAAGGACGAGCACAAGCTCTTGAACGAGCTCGGAGGAGGCGGCGGAGGAGGCGGTGGaggcggtggcggtggtggcggcggtggcggtggaggaggtggtggaggcggtggcggtggcggagGTGGTGGTGCGAACGGTACGACGAACGCAGGTGGTGGAGGAGCTGCTGGCGGAGGTGGCGGAGGTGGCGGAGGTGCAGGAGGCGGTGGTGCCTACTACGAACATGCCGGATTCCCCGGGAACGCGATTGCCACCTCCGCCGAGCTCTACGACTCCCTGGGCACCATCAGTACGATGACGCAAGCGCAAACGCCACATCTCTATACCCCGCCCATAGGGGGCACCATaggtgagagagaaagcaaatctaccctctctacttctctctctctctctctttctctctctctgtatctttctttatctctccttctctctctctctctctctctctctctctctctctctctctctctctttctatctcactctatctctctcgctcacttCGACCAACCCTCGTAAGCCACGAAATCCTGGATAGTATGTACACCGCAACCccttatacgtgtatataatacatctcTATCCCACGAACCCACTTCATCccctctcttattctctcttactctttctcccGTTACCACATCCACCTATATACGTTCATCGCTGTTCTCTTACTACCTTTCCACCttctccaccttctcctcctcttcctcttcatcctcctccttctcctcctctcatTCCCCGTACGCTTATTATTGCGGCTTACGTCTTGCTTTGCATACCCATATCGGCTAAATACATGGCTTTAATAATGCATGAGCTTTGCCGAGGAACGGCGGCAACGGCCGAAGAGGTGGCGGAAGGCTTCACTCGGTGGTTCTTTCGGAATTTTCAGCCTTCGGggaatttctcttcttttttttctatccttctctctctctctctctctctctctctctctctctcttactctctttctctctatagtTCTCTCCTGCTCGCTCTTTGCTCCCAGCTTTTACAGGGAAcatctcgttcttcttttactttttcttattttatttctctctctctctctctctctctctctctctctctctctctctctctctctcctttttctcagTCTATCGACCATCCCCCTTCGTATCATCACGTTCAAGCTCtcaccatctttctctctttcgttctcttcaaAAGCAACGGTCGATCAACAGCGGAACgtatacctatctatctatctatatatacatatatattgtatctacatatctatctatctatctatctatctatctatctatgttgTACCTACGCGTGAAAAAGATATCGCCTAGACTTTTCTGTAATGGTCGAGGACGAGTTTACTTTCGCTCCGAGTAGCAACGTGTTGCGAGTAACTCGGTCAGAATTGCACGACGAATTCGCTCGGTTTATTCGTTGGTGTTGCTGCTGTTCTATTCCTACCAACGTTGTGATACCAATTGCTGATACTGATACCGATGCTTCCGCGGAATGAACGAAGCGAGCCGTGTAACGGCCGCTTCATCTCATGAAATTCAATGGGGGAATCTTTTTACGGATTTGCGAAGAATTCTCTTTGGGTTAAAGATGGCCAAAGAAGATAGCTGGCCAAATCTTAAGTGACTCGTCGTAGTTGATAAAGGTTCCATTTTGAGAGGTGGATTGAAATGATTCGAGTCTTAGGTTAACTgatcgatgatgataatgattatgataataataataagaagaataatattaaatcacGACGTTCCgctttgatcgatcgataacgacACGAGAATTGAAATAACGGAAAACTGGGGATCCCTTAATACAGCAGGTGGTACTTTGACGCCGCTCGCTCCACTGACGATGCAAGCATTGGACGGGGCTAACATGTCTCCTTACCACGCCACCGGTGAGTTCGCCACCTCtttagttctttctttttctttttattttttttttctttctttcttttttttatttcttttacgatatGTTGCCTGCTCGTGTACGCTCGTAAGTACGCTGAGCCTTAAAGGTATTATTATGTTAAGCCTAGACACAAGTGGCTTTACCATTACCTTCAAGTTCTTTCGATGTACTTTTGCGATATCATTATTACGTTATATGCTATCCCAATCCGCAAAATCGATTTCCTttgaaatctttatatatatacatatgtgtgtatttttttttttttttttttttttttttttaagagaacaAAGTTCTTTGAATTGTTATCCTATTCGCTCACGCTCACCCCTCGTCAAAACCTTCCAAAGATCAAAATCCCAATGCGACATCCAAATAATAAACTCAGCCCCCTAATTGGGATAGAAGAGTTGAATAAAGCTTTAGACGTAAGGCGCTGATCGTTAGCTAGTGCTTGACTCGAATGTCGTGTTGTGTTGTGCATGGCCATAGCAGAGAGCGGTACCGTCGCAGTCTCGTACGTAGGGGTTGGGGCCGGCGGGGGCGAGCAGAGTCCACCGATTTCCTTGCAGAACGAGACGAACGCCACCCCCGCGGCCCCCAACACCCCGGGAGGGGATCCCGGACTCACGGTCTTGCAGCCGCCAGTTTCTCAGCCTCAGGTAGCCTCTGCGATACCACCGTACTCGACGATGCTTCCAAGTTTCGGACATTACGCCACCGGTGAGTATGCGAACGAGCGTGCGGCGAACGAGACCGTTGACCTTGGGTAAAAGACCCTCCGAAGGTCGAATCACGTGACCGCGACGCGTCCAGCCGGAGGATAAGTCAAGGATTACGGTTAACGTGATCCCTGACTTACCGACCGACGAACCGCGACTTCTAACCCTTTCAAGGATGAGTCGATAACGCGTAGCACGAACCTTTGTCCAACGGATGGTAAAtgataaacaattttatcgCATAACCTTGACAAATCAATTATCAACCGaaacaattgaaaaaaaaaagaaaagaaaaggaagaaaagacaaaaaagaaaaaaaaacacacacacacaaatatttttcgtttactCTCGAAATCGCTTTTTTACATTTGCAAAATTAGATTACACATAGTGTACGCT
This window of the Vespula vulgaris chromosome 1, iyVesVulg1.1, whole genome shotgun sequence genome carries:
- the LOC127061737 gene encoding neurogenic protein mastermind-like, with product MISMELPAHATQHGALHLGVGVAVNPGDPAGSTLAAIHPHPQDPLALHHHNHAAATPGGMHEDSKKKHDGGHGMNQDGHGGVNQLGGVFVNGRPLPDVVRQRIVELAHSGVRPCDISRQLRVSHGCVSKILSRYYETGSFKAGVIGGSKPKVATPPVVDAIANYKRDNPTMFAWEIRDRLLAEGICSQDNVPSVSSINRIVRNKAAEKAKHAHQQQQAQQQQGQQQGQPGSGGSVSVIAHAPATPAGHPAAAAPNAYSISGILGIPAHHQDPNGNSIKRKRADDDDNRDLGDHPEDDLKRQRSNYNGDQLYSNLWSSKWSIKDEHKLLNELGGGGGGGGGGGGGGGGGGGGGGGGGGGGGGGGGGGGGGAGGGGAYYEHAGFPGNAIATSAELYDSLGTISTMTQAQTPHLYTPPIGGTIAGGTLTPLAPLTMQALDGANMSPYHATAESGTVAVSYVGVGAGGGEQSPPISLQNETNATPAAPNTPGGDPGLTVLQPPVSQPQVASAIPPYSTMLPSFGHYATGGGDYAYSAAYSQYSSAPYSGYGYGAATSGLLNSTYYYCNGDTLASSQNNSQAGGACNNGGGGGGGGGGGGGGGGGGGGAESSTDVASRSPLAATRASSGASAASPTGSACTKPDHASTPTDLYLA